Within the Pangasianodon hypophthalmus isolate fPanHyp1 chromosome 19, fPanHyp1.pri, whole genome shotgun sequence genome, the region TACTGTCCGATCTGTGGCAAATCTCTGAGTTCAAGAACAGCTCTCACCCTGCATGAGAGGACACACACGGGGGACAAGCCATACAGCTGTGATGAGTGTGGAGCTCGGTTCTCTCAGAGCTCAGCACTCAAGACACACCAGAGGTAACTAAGCTATGAAACGGCTTTGAATTTTCTTTTTGAGAAACCAGTTTTGTAATGCTTCAACATCTTGTTTTCTATTCTTCAGGATTCACACTGGGGAGAAGCCTTTTGCCTGTGACCTGTGTGACGCCAGGTTTACCCAGAACCACATGCTGGCTTACCATAAGCGATCCCACACAGGTGCTTTGCATTAACGATCTGCACTGTCTTAGAAAATACCACCTTAGAGGCAAGTTATTTATGTatgatgtttgtttttccagGGGAAAAGCCCTATATGTGTGAAAACTGTGGGAAAAGCTTTGCCTCTAAAGAATACCTGAAACATCATGCAAGAATCCATTCAGGCTTGAAGCCATACAAGTGTGAAAACTGTGGAAGAGCATTTGCACAGCGTAACTCACTCCATCAGCATATGAAAATTCACACAGGTAttcctttattttaaagttaaaatccaccctgaacagcTTCCACATtagtctttataattaacacataATCTTCAAtagcatccaagatttattttgtaataattttttttttttttttttttttagtttaaacgtCTTTCATCGACATcctggtctattttcactttggttaacggttTATTACATTATCCACAACTACCTACTGATACCTGCTTGGATTGGAGAGCAATGCATCAGAGCTTTAGTTCTTTagtctgtctatttctctcacttcctcatctgtacattCTGCTTAGACAGATAAGGTTCCAAAACCTTTGTGCCAATATCACTTTCAACACCATCATGCTTATCGTCTCatagattgctaactagccaagcctAGTCTATTCTCTGCTGTAACTCGGTGCAACTGTggcatatagctgcattgcattcggAAACTTCCCCGACCTTTattttggaaaagaaaagattACGTTTAAGATTTTTAAACTCTGTTGTAACTGTGCTAGGAATTTCCCCTGTGACATCAAAGCAccaacttctcacaggaataatatttcaatataaacatatttagaGTGTTCCTTTAATAACAGCTGATTTCTAAGAAACATTTAGCCTGTCTCAGACAGTACCATAGAAAGATTTTAATCAACTGTGCTTTCCTGATATGCTCTGTTCAGGTGAGAGGCCTTACCATTGTAAAGACTGTGATAAGCAGTTCACTCAGCTCAACGCTCTTCAGAGGCATCAGAGGATCCACACGGGAGAGAAACCTTACATGTGCAGCATGTGTGGCCGAACGTTTACGGACAAATCTACCGTCCGCCGACACACTTTGGTAAGCTGATGTTGTAATACAGAAATCAGACAGAACATATGCAGTTTCAGTATTGTATAAAATGGGCTATAGTCAGTAATTGTATAGCTACCAAGTGCCCCTACAATGCCCTCTAGAATTATTGGTaaccttcataaaaatgattgtataaaattaatattacacacaatattTCAAATTTCCCAAAGAGAAACTGTCTATCtttgttctaaaaaaaatatcattctcCTTAGAACTACTTTCATTCTTCCTGAGCCtatattacttttaatttactCAGTTCCCAAAATATGAAATCTTCAAAAAGTCAAATATAATGTCAGTTCttgtacattaaaaatataactgaatacAAAAATTACAgcgagttaaaaaaaaaaaaaaattaattatttttaatcaatgaACTCACTTAAAATAACTTGATATTATGCAGCCTTTTATAATTTACTCtcccattttatttttcaatttttcacttttcctAGTTTATTTACTTGTGCACGTTTAGTCATTTATTTCCTATCTTATTCATCCCCTCACCGCTTATGAAATAAATGACTAAACTTGCAGAACGTTAAGATAGATAAGGTGGGGGAGGTGTCTGAACATATCCAGGCATTAGATTGGTCCAGGGGGTTTTGGTCTGACGCTGATGGTTAATGCACCATTGAAAGTCCAGTGAGCTGGACAGGGAGCTGGACTTTCCTCTACAATAAATGACATCAGGCTCTTCAACCTGATTCAAACTGTCATAACAGGATAAAGTTTGCCTCTCGGTAGTTTTGCAATTCCATGCGGGTTTTTAAGACAGAATGGTAGAATGTAGAATGCTGATGCTTATGTGTCTCACACAAATAAGTGTTGCTTTCCTGCtattcacaaaataataatgcacTCCATTATTCCttcatataatacatataatgtaATACTTCTTCTTGCCTATTATGTTAGGCTGCATATATCCCATGATTTTACGATCATGTAGCTTAAGCTAAATGTGGGCAGCCAGGATGGAGTCACAAATGCAAACCCAAATCCGGTAACAGTCAGCGTCACAGTATAGTGATTTATTAAGGCTGTTGGATTAACAAGTCCTATCCGTACTTCAcataattatttgtttgtgtaaaacagAGGTGCTAGATTGGATTGAAACTTAAAGCctgtacatatatgtatgtagcATTACAATGTTGGGCATGAAACCGGggttttatagaaaaaaaaatgcaccaaaaacTGTTTGTGTTCGGGGGAAAAGCATGTTTAAATGTCCCTGAATGTTTGAGTTCAGTATATCACTtatggcattttttaaaaatatatatagtaattaTTGCTCagtttcatgaagggtgccaatagttctggAGTGCACTGTGTAAGGTAGCTATACTTTTATAAAAATGGCCAAAGAATAATCAAAATGCTTGAAGTTATGTTTGTTCATTAAtgtgatctttttttctctcttatctATGTATATTTTGTGAAACGAAGACCCACGACAAAGATACACCTTGGAAGAATTACCTTGTTGTGCTAGAGGGTAATGTAGAGGAACGTGTTAAGAAGCCCAAAGGTTCATCTGTAAGGAAGGACAAGGCAGCAGTGAATGCAGATGAACATCAGGCAGTGGAGGATCAGAATGACACTAAAACCCAGGAGACAGTGTCTGTGCCAGAGGAGCCAGTGACCATCTCTGGAGACTGGGCTGACCCTGGCACCATCACTGTGGTCAGTCATGGAGCCCTGGGCAATCTGACCGTTATCCAGACAGAGGTACCACCTGGTACACAACTGCAGCCCATCGTCACTGCAGACGGAGCCAGTGTCCTTTCACTGGAGAGTTCCGCTGTCGGCATCCCTGTTACTCTGCCCTTCTCCATTCCTATCTCTGTTGCACATTCCATCTCTGGCTCAGCCTCGCTGACTGGCACAGTCACTCTGAGTGAACCAGCCACTGTTTCTGATGCCATCTTGGCTCCGGCGACTTCAGCAGCACCTGTAGCCACAGTCACAGAAGGCATTCTCTCTCCAGTTGAAGTCACTTTGTCTACATCTAGTGAATGTGTAACAGCACAGTCAGCGGTGGAGCAGGCTGAGGAGGCACAGCAGTCAGATTTACAGGAGGGAACAACTGAGCATGTACAGAACACAGAAACAGTAGAGGCCATGGAGATCTCTGCAGGAGAGTAGTTTTAAAGGCTTTTTAGTGGGTCTTATCTGTACACTGTATTAATTAAGTCTTTAATGGGcctatttaatgtaaatattgtaatgCTTGTTGTATAGCATATTATAAATGATATTCCTCAGAAGAAAAATTCCTTTTCCCTTAACAGGACAATCGAGCTGTTTCAATGGCTGATCAGTTCTTATTCCATAGAACCATTTAAATTGCACAGTGAGAACAAGGATATCAAAACCAAGCCCTGAAATAATTGTTTGAGCTTTGGCTTGTGTGGCGTAAAGAGCTTGTTCTTGCAGAAGTTTACTGGAGGAGACACTACCAGCAGGTTTTTCAAATAATGTTTTGGGACAGTATTTCCTTATTTTTCATGTGGCAGTCAAACATGTTGTATATCCATTGCACTAATAGATCAATCAGTTGGAAATTAATGACATTCGGTAACCTTTGTCTAGTGTTTTCTATATTTCACGTGGCCCCAATGTTTCACACAGTACAAAGCTTTAACAAACTTCTGGCAGGTCACATTTGTGTATAATATCGatcttttatttctgtacattAATAGACCCATTCAGCAAGTGAAGACATCAGCAACTCTGTCAGAAAGAACCCAGATAAGCATATAGGTTGCTTCTTctgatggcttttttttttgaaaattgtaCACATATTTGAGATACTGAACATCAACAACACTAATACACAGTGACATGCGCTGCTAAATACCTTCAGTATGGAGAGTGCACTAGCTGAAGTGCTGTATGAACTATGGTTTCACAACACGACACAGAGCGGCACTGTCAGGCTACTGGGATTTCAAACTTTTCATAGTTTGAATATGCTAACAAACAGAAAGCAAAAACTTTATGGTTGGAGCAGAATACCCAACCCCTTACTGCAAATAGAGATGACAGTTtgaaagaagttaaaaaaaaacaaaacaaaaaaaacgtaAATAAACACGAATGAAAGTATTAAATGAATGGAAAGTTGATGGTGAAATAACAGCtccattattcattaattattgtGTTGGTTATTAATATTATCCAGTCATAGTCAAGTCTTGGATACCTGGTTTCTTAGCACATACAGTAATAGCAGTTACTCTTTCTAAAAGACACTAAAGACAAAATCAACTctcaaaagaagaaaataattaccTCAACTTGTAAGAGAAAGTCTTCTGTTCATATTCAAGAGAATTACATCTACATGTCATGCAGCACTAGCCATCCAAACTCCAGCAGAGATCAAGTTCGCACATCCCTCTTTTATCCATGGTGTTCCCTATACTGAACTACATAACCTTTGTGTTATGAAAAAAGGATTCCTTAGATGCAGCCGTCCAAACAAgtgaatatattaaaaataagattTATAACTCAGTGTGTAGGTTTATACATTCTCTATAAATGGTGCAGCAATAAATTGGACATACTGTAGTCAGAAACCTGGTCTTGGCCATtgcacaaaaatgaaatgaaacgcATTGGGGAGGGGGTGGCATGCCTTAGATAGTTTCCCCACAATTCATCATCTCACTTCAAGTCCCCCTCATCACCCTGGATGGTTTTCTTGATGCGCAGAAGCATGGTGGTCAGCCACTGGTCCAGACGTGAGATAGAGTCAAACTCCTTCACCTAGTAAAGGGAAGAGAAACATAAACAAGTTTTACTGGCCAACAACTTTAAACTCCgcaaatcagaaatgtattAGCTGGCCCACCAGGCAAGCAAgtgctccagtgtgctgcccagctccgtgttttggttgcctggaaacctaactgCGTAGACTAAAAAGTGCTAGTTAACatggttagctagctaagtgcattaatacagactaggAGGAACAAATGTGTACATGATCATTACCCTCTTCTAACAAAATTTCAAATGTAGCGCATCAACAACAATTAAATTCATCAATTCAAAGGCCAACATTTCGCTGTGAGATTCTGTGTTCTGTCCTCACATCAGACGCAAAAGATATTATTTAAGTCTGGCTAGTATTTTTCTCGTAACGTTGAACGGTGAGGCGTGTAGCAGGCAAAAGAGTTTCCTCGGTTTTCCTTGTCTAAAAAGACACTGCCTTGAAGCGCACTACGTTTGAACATTCTACAAAACAATCTACAAACCAAATGAGAACTTGGGTTTGTAGGTATCGCTAAGGATAAGGTTTTGTTTATTTCGCATTCTACTTGTACTGACGTGTAAAATCAGGACATATCCAGTAATACTCTGTGTCTGAATAAATACAAGATAAACTTAAAGTCAGTCTATTCAGACTGATTCAGAAGATGGGAGAAATCTTACCGCTTCTGTGAAAGCCTCTGCATTCTGCTCCTCGTGGGCTTCCAGgagtttctgtaaggagacattttcATATGAGATATGAGCAAAATGGTTTTCTTGTGGAAAACGTTATCCTTTTAAAACACATGGCTTACAGACCTTCAGAAGTTTGCACTCTCTTGAATCCGAGAATGCCGGGAACATTTCCTCGTACTTCTCAACAGCAAGCTACAGGTTTAATCAGAAAGGATTCAGTgtgcaataataaaaataaagagaataaatgtCCATATTTTGAAAGGTTTTTGACTTCTTGCTAAGAAGACTGACCTTTGCGTTCAGTTCATCTACAATGAAGTGACATAAGGAAGCTTTGAAGAAATACTCTTTGGCGCTGTATTTCAGTAAGGGGTTGTCCATGGTGTTTGTTCCAACCTAAAGACATTCAGGTAAGGTCATGGGAGTTGTAGTGCaacattgatttttttgtaaaaacacCTCTGTAGTCATAAATTTGCTACCTGCTCATAGATCTCAATGGCCTTCTGATACTGTTCCAGCTGTGCACTGTATGCTGCAACCTTCAGGAGACACTTGTTTGCAGAGCTACCAAATAAGATTACAATAACCAAATGATCAGCAGGAAACTGTTAATTAAATGTAGCCAAACTTATAGCCAAACATTTCCTTCTTTAAAACATGGTCTGCTGCAACAACTAACCTGTTCGACTCCTCGCCTTTATAATAGTCTGCAGCTTGTTCATAATGAGCAATTGCCTAAAAGCAAACCAAATAAATTTGTCCATTAAAGGTGCataatgttattattagtacaattatttgtattaaatgGTATTACAAATTTTATTGTAGTGCTTCAGCAgacaaaaaatttaatttcacatgtatacatttctatttaatgtttttctatttagtttatccatttttaaattatatcaaCCAACACATTTTTGGTGTCcgacttttttaaaattttaaattttttttttttttttttaaacactgcagttattagctaatgtagctaaaaataaatctcggtgcaacagaaaagagtCTGCCCTATCATCCAGATATCGCAAGATTGAATCCTAATGATGGCACAGCCATCTGTGCCGGGagcccaagagagcaaaactggccgtggTCTCAAGGAGGGaagggtggcatactctctctcccctatcgaTCACATTGAAACGAATCAGTTATGGGAGTCTGAGAGTTCATGTGTGCAGAAGtgggcggatagcactttcctccaaatGTGTTTTCCTATCCTGCAATTTAAACTGAAATTTGCAAACTGAAAAGCATTCAATCTATCTTCAGGAgatcgtgagtttgaatccttCAGCCATCCGTGGCAGGGAGCAAAGGAGCTAAACTGGTCATGCTCTCTGAGTAGGAGAGATGACCCTACTGTCTCTCccgtcaatcacagagacactagccaatcgtgggcgttAGTGAACTCGTGTATGCAGAATAgtgcagatagcgctttcctatGAGTGTCTTACGCTGACCTGTGACCTGGCAATATATAATGTTTGCACTAACGTAATATATTTGTGTTATACActcaataatgttaataatttcattattaaaaattcaaagccttttaacatttaaatctttatatttgtgtattcgGTAAGCTTCCATGACTTTATTTAAGAATTGGTGCTCATTATTGGAACCAAATTTTTACAGAGAAGACTTctgttacttgttagctacaagccttgtagctccagtgccaACAAGTCAAAAGACACAAACATATCTTTGCTAATGGATTATTAGCAAAGTGCAGAGCAACAATGAAATGCACTGTTTGTTCTCTACTCTGGTAGAAAATGTCCTACCTTCTCAATGTCCACCAGCTCTGACTCGTACACCTCAGCAATTGTGATATGGTGTTTGGCTGCAATAGTGAATCGCCCCTGAGGAGGGAATAGAAAATCGACATGTCAGCAAACACTCAGTTCCTTTAGATCTATCATTTACAAGGCTTCAAAATCCACCTTTTCACAAGGGTGAGTGCAGACTGAGGTAAATAAACACTGCCATGGCTAATCGTACACATTCATACAAACAGCTGTCAGTCATTCATTAGCACAGGCAAGTCTACCTTCACCTTACCATATCTGTGTAAATATCGATGGCTGCATTTAAGCAGTTGATAGCCTCTATCGAAGgcattaaagggaaaaaagggaagaagGATTTAGACGCAACAAATTTATGCGTTCAC harbors:
- the gzf1 gene encoding GDNF-inducible zinc finger protein 1; the protein is MKDQKVQLISSSYHEHLLGAMWKLRVTGNLCDITVQVDFQGELEEFTAHQIVLAASSGYFKTLLLAEERVEKLFLNTISPEVFTKFLEYVYSGKMEVEESCLDHIINMAKLLDCQDLVDACSTKLLAHNSERASASKGKLLKERSKKAVKRALDKRKKLKITLKTISTERGEKIVLQGRRSSRLAGRRVVVDFNKKKPYHKAVFPPEASDGFVNRDKSEATQEASLEVGETESAVPTDPVVPQKEALTDSGSDSPCTFNRDMSEEEFQESDFIPTAAIEKTDAAEKDCKPVGSKYNCDMCIRSFRYEKSYLKHVTVSHGIHTDTTYRCGICQQTFANRCNLKIHERHVHNDERLFLCGMCGKAFKRKKDVTRHMRQVHEGGTERHYCPICGKSLSSRTALTLHERTHTGDKPYSCDECGARFSQSSALKTHQRIHTGEKPFACDLCDARFTQNHMLAYHKRSHTGEKPYMCENCGKSFASKEYLKHHARIHSGLKPYKCENCGRAFAQRNSLHQHMKIHTGERPYHCKDCDKQFTQLNALQRHQRIHTGEKPYMCSMCGRTFTDKSTVRRHTLTHDKDTPWKNYLVVLEGNVEERVKKPKGSSVRKDKAAVNADEHQAVEDQNDTKTQETVSVPEEPVTISGDWADPGTITVVSHGALGNLTVIQTEVPPGTQLQPIVTADGASVLSLESSAVGIPVTLPFSIPISVAHSISGSASLTGTVTLSEPATVSDAILAPATSAAPVATVTEGILSPVEVTLSTSSECVTAQSAVEQAEEAQQSDLQEGTTEHVQNTETVEAMEISAGE
- the napbb gene encoding N-ethylmaleimide-sensitive factor attachment protein, beta b isoform X1; the encoded protein is MDNSGKEKEAVQLMAEADKKVKSSGSFLGGMFGGNHKLEEACKMYARAANMFKMAKNWTAAGNAFCQAARLHLQLQNKHDSATSFVDAGNAFKKADPQEAINCLNAAIDIYTDMGRFTIAAKHHITIAEVYESELVDIEKAIAHYEQAADYYKGEESNSSANKCLLKVAAYSAQLEQYQKAIEIYEQVGTNTMDNPLLKYSAKEYFFKASLCHFIVDELNAKLAVEKYEEMFPAFSDSRECKLLKKLLEAHEEQNAEAFTEAVKEFDSISRLDQWLTTMLLRIKKTIQGDEGDLK
- the napbb gene encoding N-ethylmaleimide-sensitive factor attachment protein, beta b isoform X2: MIQPQALLMPEMLSRRLIHRGRFTIAAKHHITIAEVYESELVDIEKAIAHYEQAADYYKGEESNSSANKCLLKVAAYSAQLEQYQKAIEIYEQVGTNTMDNPLLKYSAKEYFFKASLCHFIVDELNAKLAVEKYEEMFPAFSDSRECKLLKKLLEAHEEQNAEAFTEAVKEFDSISRLDQWLTTMLLRIKKTIQGDEGDLK